From Salinirubellus salinus, the proteins below share one genomic window:
- a CDS encoding FxsA family protein codes for MVDLRVVGVLLLIPLLDAMLLVTLATSIGPVDLGAVATVALVVLTALIGLLLVRAEGRHTLRSLQSKLAQGEVPTDQLLDGVLLLVAAVLLLTPGLVTDLLGIVLVLPPTRYPIRVLLKKYVVVPYADAKAGGMISGGVYTGGFPGGVGAGGGERREVNLDEDDYRFEDSDRNRGETGEN; via the coding sequence ATGGTAGACCTGCGGGTCGTCGGCGTCCTGTTGCTCATCCCGCTCCTGGACGCGATGTTGCTCGTCACGCTCGCCACCTCGATCGGACCGGTGGACCTGGGTGCCGTCGCGACGGTAGCGCTGGTGGTCTTGACGGCGCTCATCGGCCTCCTCCTCGTCCGGGCGGAGGGGCGACACACCCTGCGCAGCCTCCAGTCCAAACTGGCACAGGGGGAGGTCCCGACCGACCAGTTGCTCGACGGGGTACTCCTCCTCGTGGCGGCGGTGCTCCTCTTGACGCCGGGTCTCGTCACGGACCTGCTCGGTATCGTGCTCGTGCTGCCACCGACGCGATACCCCATCCGGGTCCTGCTGAAGAAGTACGTCGTCGTCCCCTACGCCGACGCGAAGGCGGGCGGGATGATATCGGGCGGCGTCTACACTGGCGGGTTCCCCGGCGGGGTGGGTGCCGGCGGCGGCGAGCGCCGCGAGGTGAACCTCGACGAGGACGACTACCGGTTCGAGGACAGCGACCGGAACCGGGGCGAGACGGGCGAGAACTGA
- a CDS encoding AMP-dependent synthetase/ligase — protein MTGEPDWRRAEREYEDYVTEDGTLPELFFAAAERHGSRDAQWYKGGVYDRSLSGLAFHAALEGEWASLTYAEMAGIVERLAAGFRELGVEPGDRVGIHANTRMEWAQSDFALLSAGAVVTTVYTESEPERIQYLLDDPDADGVVVENEELLERVLSVEDELDLEFVVVVDEYESDREDVLTLADVYRLGREADRDGIPVERDPDDLASLVYTSGTTGQPKGVQLTHRNFRSNVAGVRKRFGPRPDKGDDVPVIDEEIRMLSFLPLAHVFERMAGHFLIFGSGGTVAYAESTDTVGDDMEAVAPSGVNSVPRVYERIYAQMREQAGDGTRGRIFQWALDVARDYGEVKRTDDPVGLDLKVKRAIADSLVFSQVREGVGGRVEALISGGGSIPQELTELFDGMGLPINQGYGLTETSPVVSVSPPEAPRHGSLGPPLANVDVHIDESVVDEDEQAEAEGSLGELLVNGPNVTQGYWEKPGETQGAFTEMDGERWFRTGDLVEQSDDGYLTYRDRLKQLIVLDTGKNVAPQPIEDALTTQDVVAQAMVVGDDQKFIGAIVVPDAAELERRAEREGYDLPDDEGARCEDATVRGWVEAAVTEANERFDKSGRVKEFRLVSKEWTADNGLLTPSMKKKRRHISKEHQDLLDDIYG, from the coding sequence ATGACAGGAGAGCCGGACTGGCGACGCGCCGAGCGGGAGTACGAGGACTACGTCACCGAGGACGGGACGCTCCCCGAGCTGTTCTTCGCGGCCGCCGAGCGCCACGGCAGCCGCGACGCCCAGTGGTACAAGGGTGGGGTCTACGACCGCTCGCTCTCGGGGCTGGCGTTCCACGCCGCGCTGGAGGGAGAGTGGGCGTCGCTCACCTACGCCGAGATGGCGGGTATCGTCGAGCGGCTCGCCGCGGGGTTCCGCGAACTCGGCGTCGAACCCGGCGACCGGGTCGGCATCCACGCCAACACCCGGATGGAGTGGGCGCAGTCGGACTTCGCGCTCCTCTCGGCCGGCGCGGTGGTCACCACCGTCTACACCGAGTCCGAACCCGAACGCATCCAGTATCTGCTCGACGACCCGGACGCCGACGGCGTCGTCGTCGAGAACGAGGAACTGCTCGAACGGGTCCTCTCCGTCGAGGACGAACTCGACCTCGAGTTCGTCGTCGTCGTCGACGAGTACGAGAGCGACCGCGAGGACGTGCTCACGCTCGCGGACGTCTACCGGCTCGGTCGGGAGGCCGACCGGGACGGCATCCCGGTCGAGCGCGACCCCGACGACCTCGCCTCGCTCGTCTACACCTCCGGGACGACGGGCCAGCCCAAGGGCGTCCAGCTCACCCACCGGAACTTCCGGTCGAACGTCGCGGGCGTCCGCAAGCGGTTCGGCCCGCGACCCGACAAGGGCGACGACGTCCCCGTCATCGACGAGGAGATACGGATGCTCTCGTTCCTCCCGCTGGCCCACGTCTTCGAGCGGATGGCGGGCCACTTCCTCATCTTCGGCTCCGGTGGCACCGTCGCCTACGCCGAGTCCACCGACACCGTCGGCGACGACATGGAGGCCGTGGCGCCCTCGGGCGTCAACAGCGTCCCGCGCGTCTACGAGCGCATCTACGCCCAGATGCGCGAGCAGGCCGGCGACGGCACCCGCGGGCGCATCTTCCAGTGGGCGCTCGACGTGGCGCGTGACTACGGCGAGGTGAAACGGACCGACGACCCGGTCGGCCTCGACCTGAAGGTCAAGCGCGCCATCGCCGACAGCCTCGTGTTCTCGCAGGTCCGCGAGGGTGTCGGCGGCCGCGTCGAGGCGCTCATCTCCGGCGGCGGCTCCATCCCGCAGGAGCTCACGGAGCTGTTCGACGGGATGGGTCTGCCCATCAACCAGGGGTACGGCCTCACCGAGACGTCACCCGTCGTGAGCGTCAGTCCGCCCGAGGCGCCGCGACACGGGTCGCTCGGCCCGCCGCTCGCGAACGTCGACGTCCACATCGACGAGAGCGTCGTCGACGAGGACGAACAGGCCGAGGCCGAGGGGAGCCTCGGCGAACTGCTCGTGAACGGGCCGAACGTCACGCAGGGCTACTGGGAGAAGCCCGGCGAGACGCAGGGAGCCTTCACCGAGATGGACGGTGAGCGGTGGTTCCGGACGGGTGACCTCGTCGAGCAGTCCGACGACGGCTACCTCACCTACCGCGACCGGCTCAAGCAACTCATCGTGCTCGACACCGGGAAGAACGTGGCGCCCCAGCCGATCGAGGACGCGCTGACGACGCAGGACGTCGTCGCGCAGGCGATGGTCGTCGGCGACGACCAGAAGTTCATCGGCGCCATCGTCGTCCCGGACGCGGCCGAACTCGAGCGCAGGGCCGAGCGCGAGGGGTACGACCTGCCCGACGACGAGGGCGCTCGCTGCGAGGACGCGACGGTCCGTGGCTGGGTCGAGGCGGCCGTCACCGAGGCGAACGAGCGGTTCGACAAGTCGGGACGGGTCAAGGAGTTCCGGCTGGTCTCGAAGGAGTGGACCGCGGACAACGGCCTGCTCACCCCGTCGATGAAGAAGAAGCGCCGGCACATCTCGAAGGAGCACCAAGACCTGCTGGACGACATCTACGGGTAG
- a CDS encoding diphthine--ammonia ligase — protein MTDHDYEWDRGGPWVSLFSGGKDSSWALYRALSLDLPVERLLTVHPRGESFMYHTPATHLATLAAESVGIDLVDVHPEDFEADAERDTDSGERGDRELEPMERALESLRDELGGLAGVTAGAIESEYQTSRIRAMADRLGCQLFAPLWQRSPRELAEEMLDAGFEIRIVQVAAYGLDESWLGRTLDHEALAELEELHDEYGVHLLGEGGEFETFVVDGPHMDRRIALEYETVWEGDRGHVEVTDASLE, from the coding sequence ATGACCGACCACGACTACGAGTGGGACCGCGGCGGGCCGTGGGTGAGCCTGTTCTCCGGCGGCAAGGACTCCTCGTGGGCGCTCTACCGCGCACTCTCGCTCGACCTCCCCGTCGAACGACTGCTCACCGTCCACCCGCGGGGGGAGTCGTTCATGTACCACACGCCGGCGACGCACCTCGCCACGCTCGCCGCCGAGAGCGTCGGCATCGACCTCGTTGACGTCCACCCGGAGGACTTCGAGGCGGACGCCGAGCGCGACACCGACTCGGGCGAGCGCGGCGACCGCGAGCTCGAACCGATGGAGCGGGCGCTCGAGTCACTCCGCGACGAGCTCGGTGGACTCGCCGGCGTCACGGCCGGCGCCATCGAGAGCGAGTACCAGACCTCGCGCATCCGGGCGATGGCCGACCGGCTCGGCTGTCAGCTGTTCGCCCCGCTCTGGCAGCGCTCCCCCCGCGAACTGGCCGAGGAGATGCTCGACGCGGGCTTCGAGATACGTATCGTGCAGGTGGCCGCCTACGGGCTGGACGAGTCGTGGCTCGGGCGCACGCTCGACCACGAGGCCCTCGCGGAGCTCGAGGAGCTCCACGACGAGTACGGCGTCCACCTGCTGGGCGAAGGCGGCGAGTTCGAGACGTTCGTCGTCGACGGGCCGCACATGGACCGCCGTATCGCACTGGAGTACGAGACGGTGTGGGAGGGGGACCGGGGACACGTCGAGGTGACGGACGCGTCTCTGGAGTAG
- a CDS encoding MTH865 family protein, with the protein MPDREAVREQFVEAFEGADYPVNSPMDLVPALPNGPATRFDVGEETITAMELNQRAQGEADYPYDSVDDLVEALLDGLEERDHI; encoded by the coding sequence ATGCCAGACAGAGAGGCGGTTCGAGAGCAGTTCGTGGAAGCGTTCGAGGGAGCCGACTACCCGGTCAACAGCCCGATGGACCTCGTCCCGGCCCTTCCGAACGGCCCGGCGACACGGTTCGACGTCGGTGAGGAGACCATCACCGCGATGGAGCTGAACCAGCGCGCGCAGGGCGAGGCCGACTACCCCTACGACAGCGTCGACGACCTCGTCGAGGCGCTGCTGGACGGACTCGAAGAGCGCGACCACATCTGA
- a CDS encoding transcriptional regulator, whose product MQGAERTTRQRIAEYLRHEPAKGGTLANEFGVTTNTALTHVEHIAASLQGTDEELLVAPPECRDCGFTDFDDLVNRPSRCPECKSENVEEPSFTID is encoded by the coding sequence ATGCAGGGTGCCGAACGGACCACCCGCCAGCGCATCGCCGAGTACCTCCGTCACGAACCCGCGAAGGGTGGGACCCTCGCCAACGAGTTCGGCGTCACCACGAACACGGCGCTCACGCACGTCGAACACATCGCGGCGTCGCTGCAGGGCACCGACGAGGAACTCCTCGTCGCCCCGCCGGAGTGCCGCGACTGCGGGTTCACCGACTTCGACGACCTCGTCAATCGCCCCTCACGGTGCCCGGAGTGCAAGTCCGAGAACGTGGAGGAACCGTCGTTCACCATCGACTAG
- a CDS encoding NDP-sugar synthase has translation MRAVVLAGGYATRLWPITKHRPKMFLPVGETTVIDRIFRELEADERIEEVFVSTNERFAADFERYLAESEFEKPTLSVEETTEEDEKFGVVGALAQLVDREGVDDDLLVVAGDNLIGFDLSEFVDFFEAKEGPVLAAYDVGSKEKARSYGLVELDGDTVVDFQEKPDDPNSTLVSIACYAFPRESIRFEEYLEGGNNPDEPGWFIQWLVDRETVSAFAFDEAWFDIGTPASYLEAVSWALNGTNVVAESATVTDSVVDADSHVMAGAHVENSVVRGSVVFPGARVVDSEIHDTIIDEQTTIENMDLAGALIGAHTQLTTEE, from the coding sequence ATGAGAGCAGTCGTCCTGGCCGGCGGGTACGCCACCCGCCTGTGGCCGATCACGAAACACCGCCCCAAGATGTTCCTCCCCGTCGGCGAGACGACGGTCATCGACCGCATCTTCCGGGAACTGGAGGCCGACGAGCGCATCGAGGAGGTGTTCGTCTCCACCAACGAACGGTTCGCCGCGGACTTCGAGCGGTACCTCGCAGAGAGCGAGTTCGAGAAGCCCACCCTCTCGGTGGAGGAGACCACCGAGGAGGACGAGAAGTTCGGCGTCGTCGGTGCGCTCGCCCAGCTCGTCGACCGCGAGGGCGTGGACGACGACCTGCTCGTCGTCGCCGGCGACAACCTCATCGGCTTCGACCTCTCCGAGTTCGTCGACTTCTTCGAGGCCAAGGAGGGCCCGGTCCTCGCGGCCTACGACGTGGGGAGCAAGGAGAAGGCCCGCTCGTACGGGCTCGTGGAACTCGACGGCGACACCGTCGTGGACTTCCAGGAGAAACCCGACGACCCCAACAGCACGCTCGTATCCATCGCCTGCTACGCGTTCCCGCGTGAGTCCATCCGGTTCGAGGAGTACCTCGAGGGGGGGAACAACCCCGACGAACCCGGCTGGTTCATCCAGTGGCTCGTCGACCGCGAGACCGTCTCGGCGTTCGCGTTCGACGAGGCGTGGTTCGACATCGGCACGCCGGCGTCCTACCTCGAGGCCGTCTCGTGGGCGCTGAACGGGACCAACGTCGTCGCCGAGAGCGCCACGGTCACCGACAGTGTCGTCGACGCGGACTCGCACGTCATGGCCGGCGCCCACGTGGAGAACAGCGTCGTCCGCGGCTCCGTCGTCTTCCCCGGCGCCCGCGTCGTCGACTCGGAGATCCACGACACCATCATCGACGAGCAGACCACCATCGAGAACATGGACCTCGCGGGGGCGTTGATCGGGGCGCACACGCAGCTGACGACCGAAGAATAG
- a CDS encoding TVP38/TMEM64 family protein: MALAALGLFALFGWRYVGWLTDADAVRAAVDGYGLLTPVVYVLVTAAGIVVAPVPGPAVALAGGYLFGWLGGTVYTMVGVTIGSVAAFLLARRWGRAYVERAFTPDAVERFDDLVAAHGDTVLFLAFLVPGLPDDALCFLAGLTAIPLRRFVLLVVVARTPAHLLVAAAGAGLATGDLELAVGILAVLAVLGLLGYRYGGRMLGAGGTDRETAARR; encoded by the coding sequence GTGGCGCTGGCCGCGCTCGGCCTCTTCGCGCTCTTCGGCTGGCGCTACGTCGGGTGGCTGACCGACGCCGACGCGGTCCGGGCAGCGGTCGACGGGTACGGCCTGCTGACGCCGGTGGTGTACGTCCTCGTCACGGCCGCCGGCATCGTGGTCGCGCCCGTCCCCGGCCCCGCGGTGGCGCTCGCGGGCGGCTACCTGTTCGGGTGGCTGGGCGGCACCGTCTACACGATGGTCGGGGTGACCATCGGCTCCGTCGCCGCCTTCCTGCTCGCGCGCCGCTGGGGGCGCGCGTACGTCGAGCGGGCGTTCACGCCCGACGCGGTCGAACGGTTCGACGACCTCGTCGCCGCGCACGGCGACACCGTGCTGTTCCTCGCGTTCCTCGTCCCCGGGCTCCCCGACGACGCGCTGTGTTTCCTCGCCGGGCTGACGGCCATCCCGTTGCGCCGGTTCGTCCTGCTCGTCGTCGTCGCGCGCACGCCCGCGCACTTGCTGGTCGCCGCGGCTGGCGCGGGCCTCGCCACGGGCGACCTGGAACTGGCCGTCGGGATCCTCGCTGTCCTCGCCGTCCTCGGGCTGCTGGGGTACCGCTACGGCGGACGGATGCTGGGGGCCGGTGGCACGGACCGTGAGACCGCGGCACGCCGCTGA
- a CDS encoding helix-turn-helix domain-containing protein, which yields MRFIDFRLVPPNGGFHPAERVVGEDPTIRRVAIHQFRTLDDGTAVAMFESVGDAARAAELLEAEPSVHSFDIATTGGDRLYAHCHVDVADGVARVFGIAERHELVLDMPMRYAERGGLEIRAIGKYETFRDAMQEIPESVAFTLLRTGEYAPGAEGFFQRLTPRQQETLRTAVEVGYYQEPRRVTYQDIADRMHISAGTVGEHLRKIEAKILTNVVPERQPRAVTDGSGER from the coding sequence ATGCGATTCATCGACTTCCGACTGGTCCCACCCAACGGCGGGTTCCACCCGGCCGAGCGGGTGGTCGGTGAGGACCCGACCATCCGGCGGGTCGCCATCCACCAGTTCCGCACGCTCGACGACGGGACCGCCGTCGCGATGTTCGAGTCGGTTGGCGACGCCGCGCGGGCGGCCGAACTCCTCGAGGCCGAGCCCTCGGTCCACTCGTTCGACATCGCGACCACCGGCGGCGACCGGCTGTACGCCCACTGCCACGTCGACGTGGCCGACGGCGTCGCCCGCGTGTTCGGTATCGCCGAGCGCCACGAACTCGTCCTCGACATGCCGATGCGCTACGCCGAGCGCGGCGGCCTCGAGATACGCGCCATCGGCAAGTACGAGACGTTCCGCGACGCGATGCAGGAGATCCCAGAGTCCGTGGCGTTCACGCTCCTCCGGACCGGCGAGTACGCCCCCGGCGCCGAGGGGTTCTTCCAGCGACTCACGCCCCGGCAACAGGAGACGCTCCGGACGGCCGTCGAGGTGGGCTACTACCAGGAGCCACGGCGCGTCACCTACCAGGACATCGCCGACCGCATGCACATCTCGGCGGGGACCGTCGGCGAGCACCTCCGGAAGATCGAGGCGAAGATACTGACGAACGTGGTGCCCGAGCGCCAGCCACGGGCCGTCACCGACGGCTCGGGCGAGCGGTAG
- a CDS encoding four-helix bundle copper-binding protein produces MSLAETVGKIDHLSGEQRECIENCNEAAQTSEWCADECLGEEEMERCARLCRDVADIASLHARFMARDSEYSGHLAEACAEVCEACAEECRQHDHGHCQVNADVLADCAESCRQMV; encoded by the coding sequence ATGTCCCTTGCAGAGACGGTCGGGAAGATCGACCACCTGAGCGGAGAACAGCGCGAGTGCATCGAGAACTGTAACGAAGCCGCCCAGACCAGCGAGTGGTGCGCCGACGAGTGTCTCGGTGAGGAGGAGATGGAGCGATGCGCCCGGCTCTGCCGGGACGTCGCCGACATCGCCTCGTTGCACGCCCGATTCATGGCCCGCGATTCGGAGTACAGCGGCCACCTCGCCGAGGCCTGCGCGGAGGTCTGTGAGGCCTGCGCCGAGGAGTGCCGCCAGCACGATCACGGCCACTGTCAGGTCAACGCCGACGTCCTCGCCGACTGCGCCGAGAGTTGCCGGCAGATGGTCTGA